In one window of Chanodichthys erythropterus isolate Z2021 chromosome 23, ASM2448905v1, whole genome shotgun sequence DNA:
- the tecrl2a gene encoding very-long-chain enoyl-CoA reductase, which produces MSRTIFFEVEILDSNTKEQLCFLDKVEPHSSIGDIKSLFYKSYPKWYPARQALRLDPKGKALRDDDVLQNLPVGTSATMYFRDLGPQLGWTMVFLAEYTGPLLIYLLFYVRVPYIYSHKYTFTSSSHTVVRLACACHSFHYIKRLFETVFVHRFSQGTMPIRAIVRNCAYYWGFAAWLAYYINHPLYTPPSYGEKQVNYALIIFVLCEAGNFSIHWSLNSLKCEGTKCRRFPHPSKNPFTWLFYFVSCPNYTYEVGAWVSLSIMTQCVPVALFTLVGFIQKTIWAKGKHKTYIREFKDYPHLRMPILPFIL; this is translated from the exons GTTGAAATTCTAGATTCAAATACCAAAGAACAACTCTGTTTTCTTGACAAG GTTGAACCCCATTCAAGCATAGGTGACATTAAGAGTTTGTTTTACAAGTCAT ATCCCAAATGGTATCCAGCTAGACAAGCTCTGAGGCTGGACCCCA AAGGAAAAGCACTGAGAGATGATGATGTACTACAGAATCTGCCTGTCGGGACCTCAGCGACCATGTATTTTAGAGACCTTGGCCCACAACTGGGATGGACGATG GTTTTTCTGGCGGAGTACACTGGTCCCCTTCTGATATATCTCCTCTTCTATGTCCGTGTCCCGTACATCTATAGCCACAAATACACCTTCACCTCCAGCTCTCATACTGTGGTCAG ACTGGCTTGTGCTTGTCACTCCTTTCACTATATTAAGAGGCTATTCGAAACAGTATTTGTGCATCGGTTTTCTCAAGGCACGATGCCTATCAGAGCCATTGTAAGG AATTGTGCATATTACTGGGGTTTTGCAGCATGGTTAGCATACTACATCAACCATCCTCTCTACACACCACCAT CTTATGGAGAGAAACAAGTCAACTATGCACTAATTATTTTTGTG TTATGCGAGGCAGGTAATTTCTCCATCCACTGGTCATTGAACAGTTTAAAATGTGAAG gtACAAAATGTCGGAGGTTCCCACATCCATCCAAAAACCCTTTTACATGGCTCTTTTACTTTGTATCATGTCCCAACTACACATATGAG GTGGGTGCTTGGGTGAGCCTGTCCATCATGACCCAGTGCGTTCCAG tGGCTCTCTTCACACTTGTAGGTTTCATTCAAAAGACTATCTGGGCCAAAGGAAAACACAAAACTTACATCCGAGAGTTTAAGGATTACCCACATCTCCGCATGCCAATCCTCCCCTTCATCCTCTGA